Genomic window (Streptomyces yatensis):
CATGGCGTCCGTTCACCCGGCCGCGGCGGTGGCCGCGGACGGCGGCGACGCGGTGGTCCAGGCGCTGGGCGCCCTCGGCGCGCCCGTCGACTGCGCCGGGCTGCGCAGCCTCCCGCTGGAGGGCCCGCAGGTGCTCTGGCTCGTCGTCGGCGGTGCCCTGGACCTGTTCGCGGTCGACGCCGCCGAGGAGGGGCAGTGGCACTTCCTCGGCCGGCTGGAGACGGGCGCCGCGCTCCCGGGCCCGGTCGAGGGACCACGCCACACCCTGCTGGGCCGGCCCTCGCAGGACTGCCTGGTGCGCCGCATCCCGCTGCGCGAGCTCTACCGCCCGGAGGCGTACGACACGTACGGCACGGCCCAAGGCCACGACCCGTACGGCACGTACGGGGGCGGCGGATTCCAGGACACCCCGCCCACCCCGCTGGAGCACGCCGTGGCGCTCGGGGTGAGCCGCAGCCTCGGTGTCCTCTTCCAGGCCCCGCTGGACGGCGGGGCCGCGCCCGAGGCGGAGGCGGCCGACGAGGACCTGCTCTGGCTGCCGGTGCCGCCCGGCAGTGTGCGCTACGGCGCCGAGTACAGCGCCCAGGCCGCCGGTGACCTGCTGATCGACGGCGCGCTGTGGCAGCGGATGGTCAATCAGCAGTACCGCCTCGGCACCGCCGTGGACCGCTGGATCGAGACCATGGAGCGGGCCCACGCGGACCGCACCGCGGCCGGCATCCGGGCCGGTGAGGCCGTGCGCACCCGCGCCGACCAGGCGCTGATCGCCTCCATCGGAGGGCAGCGACGGGAGCGGCGGTCGGAGGAGAGCACCGACGACGCCGTGCACGCGGTGTGCCGCCGGGTGGCCGAGGCCGCCGGGATCACCCTGCCCGAACCGCCGCGCGGCCGCACCACCGACGACCGCACGGACCCGGTGGAGCGCATCGCCGCCCACGCCCGGATCCGCACCCGCGCCGTCCGGCTGGAGGACGGCTGGTGGCGGGAGGACGCCGGACCGCTGGTGGGCTACCGCGCCAAGTCCGGGGCCCCGGTGGCGCTGCTGTGGCGGCGCGGCCGGTACGAGGCGGTCAACCCCGCCTCCGGCCTGCGGATCCGCGTCGGCGGGGGCAACGCGGAGGAGTTCGAGCCGCGGGCCGTGATGTTCTACCGTCCGCTGCCCGACCGGCCGATGACGATGTGGCGGCTGATGCGCTTCAGCGTGCGCGGCGCCGCGGGGGACGTCCGCAACCTCCTGATCGCCGGGCTGGTGACGGTGGCGCTCGGCGCGCTGGTGCCGCTCGCCACCGGCCAGGTGCTGGGCGGCTTCGTGCCCCGCGCCGAGAAGAGCCCCATCGTCCAGATCTCCCTGGCCCTGATCGTCTCCAGCGTCGTCGCGGCCGCCTTCATGCTGCTGCAGAACCTGACCCTGCTGCGTCTCGAGGGGCGGCTGGAGTCCACCCTCCAGCCCGCGGTGTGGGACCGGCTGCTGCGGCTGCCCACCACCTTCTTCGCCCAGCGCTCCACCGGAGAGCTGGCCAGCGCGGCGATGGGCATCAGCACCATGCGCAGAGTGCTGTCCGGGATCGCCCCCACGGTCCTCCAGGCCGGCACCGTGGGCGCGATGAACCTCGCCCTGCTGCTGTACTACAGCGCCTCCCTGGGGCTCGCGGTGATCGCCGTACTGCTGGTGGTCTCCGGGGTCTTCCTCGGGATGGGGCTGTGGCAGGTGCGCTGGCAGCGACGGCTGGTGGAGAGCGAGAACAAGCTCAACAACCAGGCGTTCCAGACCCTGCGCGGGCTGCCCAAGCTGCGCGTCGCCGCGGCCGAGAACTTCGCCTACGCGGCCTGGGCCCGTGGCTTCGCCGACTCCCGCGATCTGCACCAGCGCACCGGGCGCATCAAGAACCTCACCCAGGTACTGGACGCCGTCTACCTTCCGCTGGTCTCCCTCACCGTGTTCATGCTGCTGGCCGGTCCGGCGCGGGGCAGCATGTCGGCGGGGGCCTTTCTGACCTTCAACACCTCCGTGACCATGCTGCTCACCTCCCTGACCCAGCTCACCAACGCCCTGGTCTCGGTGGTCGCGGTGCTGCCCATGTTCGAGCAGGTCAAGCCGATCCTGGACGAGCCCCCCGAGGTCCGCGGCGGCAGCGCCCAGCCGGGGACGCTCACCGGCGACCTCCGCGCCAGAAACCTCACCTTCCGCTACGGCGACGACGGGCCGCTGGTGCTCGACGATGTCTCGCTGGAGATCCGGCCGGGTGAATTCGTGGCCGTCGTCGGCCCGAGCGGCTGCGGCAAGTCGACCCTGCTGCGGTTGCTCATCGGCTTCGAACGGCCGGTGTCCGGCAGTGTGCTCTACGACGGCCAGGACCTCGCCGCCCTCGACCAGGCGGCCGTGCGCCGCCAGTGCGGGGTGGTCCTCCAGAACGCCCAGCCGCTGGGCGGCACGGTGCTCGACTGCATCCGCGGCGCCGAGCCGTTCACCCCCGAGGAGGCCATGGAGGCCGCCGAACTGTCGGGTCTGGCCGAGGACATCCGCCAGATGCCCATGGGGCTGCAGACCATGATCTCCGGCAGCGGCGCCATCTCCGGCGGCCAGCGGCAGCGGCTGATGATCGCCCAGGCCCTGATCCGCCGTCCGCGCATCCTCTTCTTCGACGAGGCCACCAGCGCCCTGGACAACGAGACCCAGCGCATCGTCATCGACAGCACCCGCCGTCTCCAGGCCAGCCGGCTGGTGATCGCGCACCGGCTGTCGACCGTCATGGACGCCGACCGCGTGCTGGTCATGGAGGACGGCCGGATCGTGGAGCAGGGCGCCCCGGCCGAGCTGATGGCCATCCCGGGCGGAAAGCTGCACGAGCTGGTGCGGCGCCAGATGACCTAGCCGGGCCGGGCCCCGCGGTGCTACGGGGCGGCCGGGCTGGCGGCCTCCTCCTCGGCCTGGTGCGGCTGGGCCACCGGCCCGGACCGGCCCCGCAGCGGAACCTCCTGGACGCACAGCGCGGCGACGAAGGCCACGGTGCAGACGACGGCCGCGGTCAGGAAGATCTGCTGGGTGCCGGTGGCGACCGCGTGGAGATAGCCGTCCCTGGCGGACCGCGGCAGCCGTGCCAGCGCCGCAGCATCCGGCCGGGCCTCGCCCGTCTCGGCACCGGCCGGTGCGTGGCCCTGGACGGCGCTGGTGAAGAGCGAACCGAAGACCGCGACGCCCAGCGAGCCGCCGATGGTGCGGAACAGAGTCACCGACGCGGAGGCGGCCCCCATGTCGCGCATCTCCACACTGTTCTGCGCGATCGTGGTGACCATCTGCATCTGGCAGCCCATGCCCATGCCCACCAGGGCCATGAAGCATCCGGTGGCGGTGCGGGAGGTCGTGGTGTCCATGGTGGCCAGCAGGAACAGGCCGACGGCCATGCAGACGGTGCCGACCATGGGGAAGATCTTGTACCGGCCGGTGGCGGACATGACCTTGCCTCCGACCTGGGACATGATCACCACCGGGATCATCAGGGGAAGCAGCAGCAGCCCGGAGCGGGAGGCGGAGACGCCCTGGACGGTCTGCTGGTACAGCGGCAGATACAGCGAGCAGCCGAACATGACCACCCCGCCCACCAGGATCAGCGAGGACGCCAGGGCGAAGTTGCGGTGTCCGGTGAAGATGCGCAGCGGCATGAGCGGTTCGGCCGCGCGCCGCTGCCGGGCCACGAAGGCGGCCACACCCACCGCGGCCAGGGCGAACAGCCCCAGGATCTGCCATGAGGCCCATGGATAGGTGGAACCGGCCCAGGTGGCGGCCAGCGTGAGGGCGCAGACGGTGGCCGTCATCAAGGTGATGCCCGGCCAGTCGATACGGGCCCTGGCGCGGGTGGCGGGCAGCCGCAGCATCAGCTGGCACCAGACCAGGGTGAGGATCCCGAGCGGCAGATTGATGAAGAACGCCCAGCGCCAGCCCAGATGGCCGGTGACGAAGCCGCCGAGCAACGGGCCGCCGATGGTGCCGATGGCCATGATGGAGGCGGTCATGCCCTGGTAGCGGCCCCGCTCCCGGGGC
Coding sequences:
- a CDS encoding NHLP bacteriocin export ABC transporter permease/ATPase subunit; translation: MASVHPAAAVAADGGDAVVQALGALGAPVDCAGLRSLPLEGPQVLWLVVGGALDLFAVDAAEEGQWHFLGRLETGAALPGPVEGPRHTLLGRPSQDCLVRRIPLRELYRPEAYDTYGTAQGHDPYGTYGGGGFQDTPPTPLEHAVALGVSRSLGVLFQAPLDGGAAPEAEAADEDLLWLPVPPGSVRYGAEYSAQAAGDLLIDGALWQRMVNQQYRLGTAVDRWIETMERAHADRTAAGIRAGEAVRTRADQALIASIGGQRRERRSEESTDDAVHAVCRRVAEAAGITLPEPPRGRTTDDRTDPVERIAAHARIRTRAVRLEDGWWREDAGPLVGYRAKSGAPVALLWRRGRYEAVNPASGLRIRVGGGNAEEFEPRAVMFYRPLPDRPMTMWRLMRFSVRGAAGDVRNLLIAGLVTVALGALVPLATGQVLGGFVPRAEKSPIVQISLALIVSSVVAAAFMLLQNLTLLRLEGRLESTLQPAVWDRLLRLPTTFFAQRSTGELASAAMGISTMRRVLSGIAPTVLQAGTVGAMNLALLLYYSASLGLAVIAVLLVVSGVFLGMGLWQVRWQRRLVESENKLNNQAFQTLRGLPKLRVAAAENFAYAAWARGFADSRDLHQRTGRIKNLTQVLDAVYLPLVSLTVFMLLAGPARGSMSAGAFLTFNTSVTMLLTSLTQLTNALVSVVAVLPMFEQVKPILDEPPEVRGGSAQPGTLTGDLRARNLTFRYGDDGPLVLDDVSLEIRPGEFVAVVGPSGCGKSTLLRLLIGFERPVSGSVLYDGQDLAALDQAAVRRQCGVVLQNAQPLGGTVLDCIRGAEPFTPEEAMEAAELSGLAEDIRQMPMGLQTMISGSGAISGGQRQRLMIAQALIRRPRILFFDEATSALDNETQRIVIDSTRRLQASRLVIAHRLSTVMDADRVLVMEDGRIVEQGAPAELMAIPGGKLHELVRRQMT
- a CDS encoding MDR family MFS transporter, with protein sequence MSVSDAPPSGSPAPPETTPKSVRLALLGVLLAMLLSMLDSTIVGTAMPTVVGDLGGLEHISWVVTAYTLATAASTPVWGKFGDLYGRKHMYLIAVVVFVLGSALTGAAHSMTQLIAFRALQGLGAGGIGAGAFALIASLAPPRERGRYQGMTASIMAIGTIGGPLLGGFVTGHLGWRWAFFINLPLGILTLVWCQLMLRLPATRARARIDWPGITLMTATVCALTLAATWAGSTYPWASWQILGLFALAAVGVAAFVARQRRAAEPLMPLRIFTGHRNFALASSLILVGGVVMFGCSLYLPLYQQTVQGVSASRSGLLLLPLMIPVVIMSQVGGKVMSATGRYKIFPMVGTVCMAVGLFLLATMDTTTSRTATGCFMALVGMGMGCQMQMVTTIAQNSVEMRDMGAASASVTLFRTIGGSLGVAVFGSLFTSAVQGHAPAGAETGEARPDAAALARLPRSARDGYLHAVATGTQQIFLTAAVVCTVAFVAALCVQEVPLRGRSGPVAQPHQAEEEAASPAAP